Proteins co-encoded in one Azospirillum brasilense genomic window:
- a CDS encoding LptF/LptG family permease, whose amino-acid sequence MALLKLPEIGQQIFPFVILFSGMFTFWRLTRSAELVVARAVGVSAWQFLTPVLIAALMIGAVKVTMINPVGAVFIAKYNQLQDRYLKLKSSSFDVSRSGLWLRQQEAGEQYFIHADGVNPLTFEMSQVIVLRFDTNMTYIGRVDAPRAVLRDRKWELQDATINLGKKESETVPAYVIPTELNRTTIEESFAAPETISFWDLPQFIRTLEATGFPAVRHRLHYQSLLSQPLLYVAMVLFAAAFSLRLPRRGGTMTMVSGGVLTGFVLFVMTDVIRTFGISETIPLAMAAWSPACVSVLLGTAVLLHLEDG is encoded by the coding sequence ATGGCCCTGCTGAAGCTGCCGGAGATCGGCCAGCAGATCTTTCCCTTCGTGATCCTGTTCAGCGGCATGTTCACCTTCTGGCGGCTGACGCGCAGCGCGGAGCTGGTGGTGGCCCGCGCGGTCGGCGTGTCGGCGTGGCAGTTCCTGACCCCGGTGCTGATCGCCGCGCTGATGATCGGTGCGGTGAAGGTGACGATGATCAACCCGGTCGGCGCCGTCTTCATCGCCAAGTACAACCAGCTTCAGGACCGCTATCTGAAACTGAAGTCGAGCAGCTTCGACGTCTCGCGCAGCGGCCTCTGGCTGCGCCAGCAGGAGGCGGGGGAGCAGTATTTCATCCACGCCGACGGCGTGAACCCGCTGACCTTCGAGATGAGCCAGGTGATCGTCCTGCGCTTCGACACCAACATGACCTACATCGGCCGGGTCGACGCGCCGCGCGCCGTGCTGCGCGACCGGAAGTGGGAGTTGCAGGACGCCACGATCAACTTGGGCAAGAAGGAGTCGGAGACGGTTCCGGCCTACGTCATTCCGACGGAGCTGAACCGGACCACCATCGAGGAGAGCTTCGCCGCGCCGGAGACGATCTCCTTCTGGGATCTGCCGCAATTCATCCGCACGCTGGAGGCCACCGGCTTCCCGGCGGTCCGGCACCGCTTGCATTACCAGTCGCTGCTGTCGCAGCCCCTGCTCTATGTGGCGATGGTGCTGTTCGCCGCGGCCTTCTCGCTGCGGCTGCCGCGGCGCGGCGGCACGATGACCATGGTGTCCGGCGGCGTTCTGACCGGGTTCGTGCTGTTCGTGATGACCGACGTGATCCGCACCTTCGGCATCTCCGAAACCATCCCGCTGGCCATGGCGGCCTGGAGCCCGGCCTGTGTCAGCGTGCTTCTGGGCACCGCGGTGCTGTTGCATCTGGAGGACGGCTGA
- a CDS encoding M17 family peptidase N-terminal domain-containing protein has translation MRIDPTRPAPRAGRPSREEPRGADEVRLCEARAAQVRHRRVTVATDRALGAAGQDLDQKTGGTLSRAMKASRFTGKKEETLAILAPAGVEFDRVLLVGIGKGEDLSEAALQASAAPSSPPWTVRRDRGLRPARLPDGGTVAPDAAAAELAFGAQLRSYRFDKYRTTEKKEAKPSLKKIIVLTAEPDAAKRAYGRLEPLAESVAYTAIWCRSRPTS, from the coding sequence TTGCGGATCGATCCCACCCGCCCGGCGCCGCGCGCCGGCCGTCCCAGCCGAGAGGAGCCGAGAGGAGCCGATGAAGTTCGCCTTTGCGAAGCCCGCGCTGCCCAAGTCCGGCACCGTCGCGTCACCGTCGCCACCGATCGCGCGCTCGGCGCCGCGGGGCAGGATCTCGACCAGAAGACGGGCGGCACGCTGTCCCGCGCCATGAAGGCCAGCCGCTTCACCGGCAAGAAGGAGGAGACGCTGGCGATCCTCGCGCCGGCCGGGGTCGAGTTCGACCGCGTCCTCCTGGTCGGCATCGGCAAGGGCGAGGATCTGTCGGAGGCTGCCCTCCAGGCGTCGGCGGCTCCATCGTCGCCGCCCTGGACAGTCCGGAGAGACCGAGGTCTCCGTCCTGCTCGACTGCCGGACGGCGGCACCGTGGCCCCCGACGCCGCGGCGGCGGAGCTGGCCTTCGGCGCGCAGCTGCGCTCCTACCGCTTCGACAAATACCGGACGACCGAGAAGAAGGAGGCCAAGCCCTCCCTCAAGAAGATCATCGTCCTGACCGCGGAGCCGGACGCCGCCAAGCGCGCCTACGGCCGCCTGGAGCCGCTGGCCGAGTCCGTCGCCTACACCGCGATCTGGTGTCGGAGCCGGCCAACGTCCTGA